A genomic segment from Aquila chrysaetos chrysaetos chromosome 11, bAquChr1.4, whole genome shotgun sequence encodes:
- the DNAJC9 gene encoding dnaJ homolog subfamily C member 9 — protein MGLLEQCEAAFGSADLYCVLGIRREASPEEIRRGYRRASLRVHPDRVDPDAKEEATRRFQILGKAYAVLSDEEQRALYDEQGTVDEEGDALRDEWDWQEYWRLLFKKITVKDIEDFEKNYKGSEEEVADVKAAYMDFEGDMDSIMQSVLCADYTDEPRIRKIIEKAIESGEVPRYKSFVKESKQKMTARKRRAEKEAREAEKTKDELGLGGEDDLKALIESRNKDRKKETDDFLAQLEAKYGSNAKKGGKKTAVKKGKK, from the exons atggggctgctggagcagtGCGAGGCCGCCTTCGGCTCCGCGGACCTCTACTGCGTCCTGGGCATTCGCCGGGAGGCCTCGCCCGAGGAGATCCGCCGCGGCTACCGCCGCGCCTCCCTCCGCGTACACCCCGACCGCGTTGATCCTGATGCCAAGGAGGAGGCGACGCGGCGGTTCCAG ATCCTAGGCAAGGCGTACGCCGTCCTGAGCGACGAGGAGCAGCGCGCCCTGTACGATGAGCAGGGCACGGTGGACGAGGAGGGTGACGCGCTGAGGGATGAGTGGGACTGGCAGGAGTACTGGCGGCTGCTCTTCAAGAAG ATCACGGTAAAAGATATTGAAGACTTCGAAAAGAACTATAAAGGTTCAGAAGAAGAGGTAGCCGATGTTAAAGCAGCGTATATGGATTTTGAGGGTGACATGGACAGTATAATGCAGTCTGTGTTGTGTGCGGACTATACAGATGAACCAAGAATACGGAAAATCATAGAAAAAGCCATTGAGTCTGGAGAAGTTCCACGCTACAAGAGCTTTGTAAAAGAGTCTAAGCAGAAAATGACTGCAAGAAAGAGGCGG gcagaaaaagaagctagagaggcagaaaagactAAAGATGAACTGGGCCTTGGTGGAGAAGATGACTTGAAAGCACTGATTGAA agcagaaataaagatcGAAAAAAGGAAACGGATGACTTTTTGGCCCAACTGGAAGCAAAATATGGGAGTAATGctaaaaaaggaggaaagaagactGCAgtcaagaaaggaaagaaataa